The Streptococcus suis DNA window AGGATGTTCTAATTCTTGGTTTGCCCGCCGAAGAGCCGAAAAAATCTTATCCTGTTCAAAGGATACTTTCCGTCCATCACGCTTTAATACCAACAACTCTATGCTTGGCAAGACATTTTCTTGTACTTTCATCTGACAAACCTCCAAATATTTCACTCCTTATAGTGTAGCACTTCACAAAACAAAAATCAATATCTTGTGTAAAAAAATATTAAACAACCTATCCATGCACTATATATAGAACTCACAAATTCTATCAATTGGAAAACAACTGTGTCCAATTTCACCATTTGACAAGGATGAATTACTAGATTGAAACAGGAAAACAGATTGAGGCAAAGGTCTAACTTCTCTATCAGAAAGCCTAAAAAACAGCCCTCTAACAGGGCTGGGCTGGCTCTATGTATTGAAAATAGGTAGGGCGGGTCACCACACGCCTCTTTAAAATTGAGGATTTGAATAAGAGGCAAAAAATTCTCTAGTTCGTTCTTCTTTAGGATGATGAAAAAGCTCCTCAGGTGTCCCCTGCTCCAGAATACGGCCGTTTTCTAGAAATAATACCTTATCCGCCACTTGATAAATGAAATTCATGTCATGACTAACTAAAATCATCGTTTGTCCTGTCTTAGCCGCATCGGCAATGGAACGTTCTACTTCTCCAACCAACTCTGGATCAAGCGCCGAAGTCGGCTCATCTAGTAGCAAAATGTCTGGTTGCATGGCAAGAGCGCGTGCAAGAGCCACACGTTGCTTTTGACCACCTGACAGATGTCTTGGATAATGGTTCTCACGTTCTGACAGACCGACCTTTCTCAATTCTTCTTTGGCAAGGGCGGTTGCAGATGCATCATCCATCCGCTTGACAATTTTAAGCCCTTCCTTGACATTATCAAGAGCTGTCTTTCGTTCAAACAGATTAAACTGCTGAAAAACCATAGCCAGTTTGCGGCGTAAGGTCAATATCTCCTCTTTTGAAATATTGGTAAAAT harbors:
- a CDS encoding amino acid ABC transporter ATP-binding protein, whose translation is MIKIRNLVKEFSGQKVLDGIDMDIEKGQVIALVGPSGAGKSTILRSLNYLEQADAGSIEIDGFTVDFTNISKEEILTLRRKLAMVFQQFNLFERKTALDNVKEGLKIVKRMDDASATALAKEELRKVGLSERENHYPRHLSGGQKQRVALARALAMQPDILLLDEPTSALDPELVGEVERSIADAAKTGQTMILVSHDMNFIYQVADKVLFLENGRILEQGTPEELFHHPKEERTREFFASYSNPQF